From a single Miscanthus floridulus cultivar M001 chromosome 8, ASM1932011v1, whole genome shotgun sequence genomic region:
- the LOC136478276 gene encoding uncharacterized protein has translation MALPVPLVRLALLLLVALPFCAAHPGPGDFPAPRYFQSPALHSDGFGLLARRSIAEAPTDINVTTNSSFVLAADRTYRKDPLNGFRKYPGGWNISEVHYFASVGYTAIPLFAIALAWFVIFFLVMLGICCRHCCCPHHTYKYSRTAYALSLILLILFTCAAIAGCAMLYDGQAKFHKSTTTTLKFVVSQANYTVDNLRNLSDSLSAAKRIDIAQSFLLPPNVQTQINEIQGKLNSSATDLAIKTTDNAAKIKKLLNRVRLALIVIAAVMLLLAFIGFLLSIFGLEFLVSVLVVIGWILVTGTFILCGVFLLLHNVVSDTCVAMEEWVAHPTEHTALDEVIPCVEPATANESLYRSRQVTFELVNVVNQVITNVSNRNFPPQLTPFYYNQSGPLMPLLCNPFTPDLRDRNCTRGEVTLDNATQVWKNYECQNKTVSGAEICATVGRVTPSIYSQMAASVNVSQGLYQYGPFLIQLEDCTFVRDTFTTINQGYCPGLERYSKWVYVGLVMVSSAVMLSLIFWVIYARERRHRVYSKQHQPYPVEDKPAPMVPGA, from the exons ATGGCATTGCCGGTTCCCCTCGTCCGCCtggcgctgctgctgctcgtcgCGCTGCCATTCTGCGCCGCGCATCCCGGACCGGGGGACTTCCCTGCTCCTCGCTACTTCCAGAGCCCCGCGCTCCACTCTG ATGGATTTGGCTTGCTGGCAAGGAGGTCAATTGCTGAAGCTCCTACTGACATCAACGTCACTACGAATAGCTCCTTTGTATTGGCGGCAGATAGGACATATCGAAAGGATCCCTTGAATGGTTTCAGGAAATACCCGGGCGGCTGGAATATCAGTGAAGTGCACTATTTTGCC TCCGTCGGATATACAGCCATTCCACTGTTCGCCATTGCTCTGGCGTGGTTTGTGATCTTTTTCCTGGTTATGCTTGGGATTTGCTGCCGTCACTGCTGTTGCCCGCATCACACCTACAAGTATTCTCGAACAGCATATGCTCTGTCATTGATACTTCTAATATTGTTCACTTGTGCTGCAAT TGCTGGATGTGCTATGTTATATGATGGCCAGGCAAAATTCCACAAGAGCACAACAACTACTCTGAAGTTTGTTGTCAGCCAGGCAAATTATACTGTTGACAACCTTAGGAACCTATCTGATAGTTTGTCTGCTGCAAAGAGGATCGACATAGCACAATCCTTTTTACTGCCTCCTAACGTGCAAACTCAGATAAATGAAATCCAAGGAAAGCTGAACTCATCAGCTACCGATCTTGCTATTAAAACAACAGATAATGCTGCGAAGATAAAGAAGTTGCTAAACAGAGT GCGGCTGGCTTTAATTGTCATTGCAGCAGTGATGCTTCTTCTCGCATTTATTGGCTTCT TGTTATCCATCTTTGGTCTGGAATTCCTTGTCTCTGT CTTGGTTGTTATTGGATGGATACTGGTTACTGGGACGTTTATCCTGTGCGGTGTctttcttcttctgcacaa TGTTGTTTCAGATACTTGTGTTGCAATGGAAGAGTGGGTTGCTCATCCAACAGAACACACTGCCCTGGACGAGGTTATCCCCTGTGTCGAGCCTGCCACAGCGAACGAATCCCTGTACAGAAGCAGGCAGGTCACCTTCGAGCTGGTGAACGTGGTGAACCAGGTGATCACCAACGTGTCGAATAGGAACTTCCCTCCACAGTTGACGCCTTTCTACTACAACCAGTCGGGGCCACTGATGCCTCTGCTCTGCAATCCATTCACACCTGATCTGAGGGACCGCAACTGCACCCGAGGGGAGGTTACCTTGGACAACGCAACCCAG GTTTGGAAGAACTACGAATGCCAGAACAAAACCGTTTCAGGAGCCGAGATTTGTGCCACGGTGGGTCGCGTCACCCCCAGCATCTACAGTCAGATGGCGGCGAGCGTGAACGTGAGCCAGGGGCTGTACCAGTACGGGCCTTTCCTCATCCAGCTGGAGGACTGCACCTTTGTGCGCGACACCTTCACGACCATCAACCAGGGCTACTGCCCCGGGCTGGAGCGGTACAGCAAGTGGGTGTACGTGGGCCTGGTGATGGTCTCTTCGGCGGTGATGCTATCGCTCATCTTCTGGGTGATCTACGCCAGGGAGCGGCGCCACCGCGTGTACAGCAAGCAGCACCAGCCGTACCCGGTGGAAGACAAGCCGGCTCCGATGGTCCCGGGCGCATGA